Proteins encoded in a region of the Zea mays cultivar B73 chromosome 4, Zm-B73-REFERENCE-NAM-5.0, whole genome shotgun sequence genome:
- the LOC118476897 gene encoding transcription factor IND, with protein sequence MNNITQHNSSSSSSWDLDMSLGTHHHPLLFDSHPNPGPPPPPLPFHPSSSHHPPPHPAHHHPGLGPSLSSSLFPQPPHHHHHRLHRLGLDIDDPSSQSHGHRGNDELEEEMRKQHEAAAEHVDEELGAMKEMMYRIAAMQPVDIDPATVKKPRRRNVRISEDPQSVVARHRRERISERVRVLQRLVPGGTKMDTASMLDEAIRYIKFLKRQVQELQHPAPAAAGAGAGPSVSAVGGLPLIDWAGLVRPVDIHGPTSPSSSSSMGGAGAHAALGFGFSSAGGQSSHGMH encoded by the coding sequence ATGAACAACATTACGCAGCACAACTCGAGCAGCAGCAGCTCATGGGATTTGGACATGAGCCTCGGCACCCATCACCACCCTCTCCTCTTCGACAGCCACCCCAACccggggccgccgccgccgccattacCCTTCCACCCCTCCTCCTCCCACCACCCTCCGCCGCATCCTGCACACCACCATCCCGGCTTGGGTCCTTCGCTGTCTTCCTCCCTCTTCCCACAaccaccgcaccaccaccatcatCGGCTCCACCGCCTCGGCCTCGACATCGACGACCCTTCCTCCCAATCCCACGGCCACCGCGGGAACGACGAGCTGGAGGAGGAGATGCGGAAGCAGCACGAGGCGGCAGCCGAGCACGTGGACGAGGAGCTCGGCGCCATGAAGGAGATGATGTACCGGATCGCGGCCATGCAGCCGGTGGACATCGACCCGGCCACCGTCAAGAAGCCGCGCCGCCGCAACGTACGCATCAGCGAGGACCCCCAGAGCGTGGTGGCCCGGCACCGGCGCGAGCGGATTAGCGAGCGCGTCCGCGTCCTGCAGCGGCTCGTGCCCGGCGGCACCAAGATGGACACCGCCTCCATGCTCGACGAGGCCATCCGCTACATCAAGTTCCTCAAGCGCCAGGTGCAGGAGCTCCAGCACCCGGCGCCCGCGgccgccggagcaggagccgggcCCAGCGTCTCGGCCGTGGGCGGCCTGCCGCTCATTGACTGGGCCGGGCTCGTGAGGCCCGTCGACATCCACGGGCCGACGTCGCCATCGTCCTCGTCGTCCATGGGCGGCGCCGGCGCCCACGCCGCGCTAGGGTTCGGGTTCAGCAGCGCCGGCGGCCAGAGCAGCCATGGAATGCACTGA